One genomic window of Scatophagus argus isolate fScaArg1 chromosome 16, fScaArg1.pri, whole genome shotgun sequence includes the following:
- the LOC124072744 gene encoding putative mediator of RNA polymerase II transcription subunit 26 isoform X2: MNAALQPTPQQESLDNLIGSMMGPTWRYASFLFVFVFLITVKSAKQDCLDYFSLKYMEKYLRNTTNISLVQPENPKDTIECSLERACIQREDLHHVLSHCFHRESLNATKKCEGNTSGSLHLYPFMCLVAEVSGHTPEVCAYNTACELYSEITSSVYTTTTRATTLSPTSLSERSTTSLPERSTTSLPERSTTSLPERSTTSLPERSTTLLSERSTASLSPPTTTTTATTLSPRTTLPERSTTTVIPGTDSESDGHTLDKMQEHDNNDAASKELTTLKRLLMLSGFLNIAVPLTVYMYMRNKRRWDCGHSSEHCLSIGTFTQAQCTEMKSQTPSTRVGGVESSRLMQHPECDSITTNSDGKSDCCATENEMPH, encoded by the exons ATGAACGCGGCTCTGCAGCCAACACCACAACAGG AGAGTCTGGATAATCTCATTGGCAGCATGATGGGGCCCACTTGGAGATACGCaagctttctgtttgttttt GTATTCCTGATCACAGTCAAGTCTGCCAAACAGGATTGCCTGGACTACTTCAGCTTGAAATACATG GAAAAATATCTGAGAAACACCACCAACATCTCGCTTGTACAACCTGAGAATCCTAAG GATACCATTGAATGTTCTCTGGAGAGGGCCTGTATACAAAGAGAGGACCTACACCATGTTCTCTCTCACTGCTTTCATAGAGAA AGTTTGAATGCAACCAAAAAGTGTGAAGGGAACACTTCTGGTTCTCTCCATTTGTATCCCTTCATGTGCTTGGTGGCAGAAGTTTCCGGTCACACTCCTGAAG TCTGTGCATACA ATACTGCATGTGAGCTTTATTCAGAAATAACATCCAGTG tttacacaacaacaacaagagcaaCCACATTGTCACCAACATCACTGTCAGAAAGATCAACAACATCACTGCCAGAAAGATCAACAACATCACTGCCAGAAAGATCAACAACATCACTGCCAGAAAGATCAACAACATCACTGCCAGAAAGATCAACAACATTACTGTCAGAAAGAT CAACAGCATCACTgtcaccaccaacaacaacaacaacagcaaccacATTGTCACCAAGAACAACACTGCCAGAAAGATCAACAACAACAGTCATACCAGGCACAGATAGTGAAAGCGATG gTCATACATTGGATAAAATGCAAGAACACG ACAATAATGATGCAGCCAGCAAAG AGCTCACGACCCTCAAGAGATTATTAATGTTATCTGGGTTCCTCAATATTGCCGTGCCACTGACTGTTTACATGTATATGCGCAACAAGAGGAGGTGGGACTGTGGCCATTCG agtgAACATTGTTTGTCAATTGGAACTTTTACACAAGCTCAGTGTACTGAGATGAAG TCACAGACACCATCCACAAGAGTGGGGGGAGTAGAGAGTTCACGTTTAATGCAG CATCCTGAGTGTGACTCCATCACCACTAATTCAGATGGTAAGAGTGACTGCTGCgctactgaaaatgaaatgccgCATTAA
- the LOC124072744 gene encoding uncharacterized protein LOC124072744 isoform X5, with the protein MNAALQPTPQQESLDNLIGSMMGPTWRYASFLFVFVFLITVKSAKQDCLDYFSLKYMEKYLRNTTNISLVQPENPKDTIECSLERACIQREDLHHVLSHCFHRESLNATKKCEGNTSGSLHLYPFMCLVAEVSGHTPEVCAYNTACELYSEITSSVYTTTTRATTLSPTSLSERSTTSLPERSTTSLPERSTTSLPERSTTSLPERSTTLLSERSTTSLSKRSTASLSKRSTASLSPPTTTTTATTLSPRTTLPERSTTTVIPGTDSESDGHTLDKMQEHDNNDAASKELTTLKRLLMLSGFLNIAVPLTVYMYMRNKRRWDCGHSSEHCLSIGTFTQAQCTEMKNVRMVNLRTR; encoded by the exons ATGAACGCGGCTCTGCAGCCAACACCACAACAGG AGAGTCTGGATAATCTCATTGGCAGCATGATGGGGCCCACTTGGAGATACGCaagctttctgtttgttttt GTATTCCTGATCACAGTCAAGTCTGCCAAACAGGATTGCCTGGACTACTTCAGCTTGAAATACATG GAAAAATATCTGAGAAACACCACCAACATCTCGCTTGTACAACCTGAGAATCCTAAG GATACCATTGAATGTTCTCTGGAGAGGGCCTGTATACAAAGAGAGGACCTACACCATGTTCTCTCTCACTGCTTTCATAGAGAA AGTTTGAATGCAACCAAAAAGTGTGAAGGGAACACTTCTGGTTCTCTCCATTTGTATCCCTTCATGTGCTTGGTGGCAGAAGTTTCCGGTCACACTCCTGAAG TCTGTGCATACA ATACTGCATGTGAGCTTTATTCAGAAATAACATCCAGTG tttacacaacaacaacaagagcaaCCACATTGTCACCAACATCACTGTCAGAAAGATCAACAACATCACTGCCAGAAAGATCAACAACATCACTGCCAGAAAGATCAACAACATCACTGCCAGAAAGATCAACAACATCACTGCCAGAAAGATCAACAACATTACTGTCAGAAAGATCAACAACATCGCTGTCAAAAAGATCAACAGCATCACTGTCAAAAAGATCAACAGCATCACTgtcaccaccaacaacaacaacaacagcaaccacATTGTCACCAAGAACAACACTGCCAGAAAGATCAACAACAACAGTCATACCAGGCACAGATAGTGAAAGCGATG gTCATACATTGGATAAAATGCAAGAACACG ACAATAATGATGCAGCCAGCAAAG AGCTCACGACCCTCAAGAGATTATTAATGTTATCTGGGTTCCTCAATATTGCCGTGCCACTGACTGTTTACATGTATATGCGCAACAAGAGGAGGTGGGACTGTGGCCATTCG agtgAACATTGTTTGTCAATTGGAACTTTTACACAAGCTCAGTGTACTGAGATGAAG AATGTCAGGATGGTTAATCTGCGCACAAGATAA
- the LOC124072744 gene encoding uncharacterized protein LOC124072744 isoform X6 produces MNAALQPTPQQESLDNLIGSMMGPTWRYASFLFVFVFLITVKSAKQDCLDYFSLKYMEKYLRNTTNISLVQPENPKDTIECSLERACIQREDLHHVLSHCFHRESLNATKKCEGNTSGSLHLYPFMCLVAEVSGHTPEVCAYNTACELYSEITSSVYTTTTRATTLSPTSLSERSTTSLPERSTTSLPERSTTSLPERSTTSLPERSTSTTTVIPGTDSESDGHTLDKMQEHDNNDAASKELTTLKRLLMLSGFLNIAVPLTVYMYMRNKRRWDCGHSSEHCLSIGTFTQAQCTEMKSQTPSTRVGGVESSRLMQHPECDSITTNSDGKSDCCATENEMPH; encoded by the exons ATGAACGCGGCTCTGCAGCCAACACCACAACAGG AGAGTCTGGATAATCTCATTGGCAGCATGATGGGGCCCACTTGGAGATACGCaagctttctgtttgttttt GTATTCCTGATCACAGTCAAGTCTGCCAAACAGGATTGCCTGGACTACTTCAGCTTGAAATACATG GAAAAATATCTGAGAAACACCACCAACATCTCGCTTGTACAACCTGAGAATCCTAAG GATACCATTGAATGTTCTCTGGAGAGGGCCTGTATACAAAGAGAGGACCTACACCATGTTCTCTCTCACTGCTTTCATAGAGAA AGTTTGAATGCAACCAAAAAGTGTGAAGGGAACACTTCTGGTTCTCTCCATTTGTATCCCTTCATGTGCTTGGTGGCAGAAGTTTCCGGTCACACTCCTGAAG TCTGTGCATACA ATACTGCATGTGAGCTTTATTCAGAAATAACATCCAGTG tttacacaacaacaacaagagcaaCCACATTGTCACCAACATCACTGTCAGAAAGATCAACAACATCACTGCCAGAAAGATCAACAACATCACTGCCAGAAAGATCAACAACATCACTGCCAGAAAGATCAACAACATCACTGCCAGAAAGATCAAC ATCAACAACAACAGTCATACCAGGCACAGATAGTGAAAGCGATG gTCATACATTGGATAAAATGCAAGAACACG ACAATAATGATGCAGCCAGCAAAG AGCTCACGACCCTCAAGAGATTATTAATGTTATCTGGGTTCCTCAATATTGCCGTGCCACTGACTGTTTACATGTATATGCGCAACAAGAGGAGGTGGGACTGTGGCCATTCG agtgAACATTGTTTGTCAATTGGAACTTTTACACAAGCTCAGTGTACTGAGATGAAG TCACAGACACCATCCACAAGAGTGGGGGGAGTAGAGAGTTCACGTTTAATGCAG CATCCTGAGTGTGACTCCATCACCACTAATTCAGATGGTAAGAGTGACTGCTGCgctactgaaaatgaaatgccgCATTAA
- the LOC124072744 gene encoding uncharacterized protein LOC124072744 isoform X8: MNAALQPTPQQESLDNLIGSMMGPTWRYASFLFVFVFLITVKSAKQDCLDYFSLKYMEKYLRNTTNISLVQPENPKDTIECSLERACIQREDLHHVLSHCFHRESLNATKKCEGNTSGSLHLYPFMCLVAEVSGHTPEVCAYNTACELYSEITSSGHTLDKMQEHDNNDAASKELTTLKRLLMLSGFLNIAVPLTVYMYMRNKRRWDCGHSSEHCLSIGTFTQAQCTEMKSQTPSTRVGGVESSRLMQHPECDSITTNSDGKSDCCATENEMPH, from the exons ATGAACGCGGCTCTGCAGCCAACACCACAACAGG AGAGTCTGGATAATCTCATTGGCAGCATGATGGGGCCCACTTGGAGATACGCaagctttctgtttgttttt GTATTCCTGATCACAGTCAAGTCTGCCAAACAGGATTGCCTGGACTACTTCAGCTTGAAATACATG GAAAAATATCTGAGAAACACCACCAACATCTCGCTTGTACAACCTGAGAATCCTAAG GATACCATTGAATGTTCTCTGGAGAGGGCCTGTATACAAAGAGAGGACCTACACCATGTTCTCTCTCACTGCTTTCATAGAGAA AGTTTGAATGCAACCAAAAAGTGTGAAGGGAACACTTCTGGTTCTCTCCATTTGTATCCCTTCATGTGCTTGGTGGCAGAAGTTTCCGGTCACACTCCTGAAG TCTGTGCATACA ATACTGCATGTGAGCTTTATTCAGAAATAACATCCAGTG gTCATACATTGGATAAAATGCAAGAACACG ACAATAATGATGCAGCCAGCAAAG AGCTCACGACCCTCAAGAGATTATTAATGTTATCTGGGTTCCTCAATATTGCCGTGCCACTGACTGTTTACATGTATATGCGCAACAAGAGGAGGTGGGACTGTGGCCATTCG agtgAACATTGTTTGTCAATTGGAACTTTTACACAAGCTCAGTGTACTGAGATGAAG TCACAGACACCATCCACAAGAGTGGGGGGAGTAGAGAGTTCACGTTTAATGCAG CATCCTGAGTGTGACTCCATCACCACTAATTCAGATGGTAAGAGTGACTGCTGCgctactgaaaatgaaatgccgCATTAA
- the LOC124072744 gene encoding uncharacterized protein LOC124072744 isoform X1 has protein sequence MNAALQPTPQQESLDNLIGSMMGPTWRYASFLFVFVFLITVKSAKQDCLDYFSLKYMEKYLRNTTNISLVQPENPKDTIECSLERACIQREDLHHVLSHCFHRESLNATKKCEGNTSGSLHLYPFMCLVAEVSGHTPEVCAYNTACELYSEITSSVYTTTTRATTLSPTSLSERSTTSLPERSTTSLPERSTTSLPERSTTSLPERSTTLLSERSTTSLSKRSTASLSKRSTASLSPPTTTTTATTLSPRTTLPERSTTTVIPGTDSESDGHTLDKMQEHDNNDAASKELTTLKRLLMLSGFLNIAVPLTVYMYMRNKRRWDCGHSSEHCLSIGTFTQAQCTEMKSQTPSTRVGGVESSRLMQHPECDSITTNSDGKSDCCATENEMPH, from the exons ATGAACGCGGCTCTGCAGCCAACACCACAACAGG AGAGTCTGGATAATCTCATTGGCAGCATGATGGGGCCCACTTGGAGATACGCaagctttctgtttgttttt GTATTCCTGATCACAGTCAAGTCTGCCAAACAGGATTGCCTGGACTACTTCAGCTTGAAATACATG GAAAAATATCTGAGAAACACCACCAACATCTCGCTTGTACAACCTGAGAATCCTAAG GATACCATTGAATGTTCTCTGGAGAGGGCCTGTATACAAAGAGAGGACCTACACCATGTTCTCTCTCACTGCTTTCATAGAGAA AGTTTGAATGCAACCAAAAAGTGTGAAGGGAACACTTCTGGTTCTCTCCATTTGTATCCCTTCATGTGCTTGGTGGCAGAAGTTTCCGGTCACACTCCTGAAG TCTGTGCATACA ATACTGCATGTGAGCTTTATTCAGAAATAACATCCAGTG tttacacaacaacaacaagagcaaCCACATTGTCACCAACATCACTGTCAGAAAGATCAACAACATCACTGCCAGAAAGATCAACAACATCACTGCCAGAAAGATCAACAACATCACTGCCAGAAAGATCAACAACATCACTGCCAGAAAGATCAACAACATTACTGTCAGAAAGATCAACAACATCGCTGTCAAAAAGATCAACAGCATCACTGTCAAAAAGATCAACAGCATCACTgtcaccaccaacaacaacaacaacagcaaccacATTGTCACCAAGAACAACACTGCCAGAAAGATCAACAACAACAGTCATACCAGGCACAGATAGTGAAAGCGATG gTCATACATTGGATAAAATGCAAGAACACG ACAATAATGATGCAGCCAGCAAAG AGCTCACGACCCTCAAGAGATTATTAATGTTATCTGGGTTCCTCAATATTGCCGTGCCACTGACTGTTTACATGTATATGCGCAACAAGAGGAGGTGGGACTGTGGCCATTCG agtgAACATTGTTTGTCAATTGGAACTTTTACACAAGCTCAGTGTACTGAGATGAAG TCACAGACACCATCCACAAGAGTGGGGGGAGTAGAGAGTTCACGTTTAATGCAG CATCCTGAGTGTGACTCCATCACCACTAATTCAGATGGTAAGAGTGACTGCTGCgctactgaaaatgaaatgccgCATTAA
- the LOC124072744 gene encoding mucin-4-like isoform X3: protein MNAALQPTPQQESLDNLIGSMMGPTWRYASFLFVFVFLITVKSAKQDCLDYFSLKYMEKYLRNTTNISLVQPENPKDTIECSLERACIQREDLHHVLSHCFHRESLNATKKCEGNTSGSLHLYPFMCLVAEVSGHTPEVCAYNTACELYSEITSSVYTTTTRATTLSPTSLSERSTTSLPERSTTSLPERSTTSLPERSTTSLPERSTTLLSERSTTSLSKRSTASLSKRSTASLSPPTTTTTATTLSPRTTLPERSTTTVIPGTDSESDGHTLDKMQEHDNNDAASKELTTLKRLLMLSGFLNIAVPLTVYMYMRNKRRWDCGHSSQTPSTRVGGVESSRLMQHPECDSITTNSDGKSDCCATENEMPH, encoded by the exons ATGAACGCGGCTCTGCAGCCAACACCACAACAGG AGAGTCTGGATAATCTCATTGGCAGCATGATGGGGCCCACTTGGAGATACGCaagctttctgtttgttttt GTATTCCTGATCACAGTCAAGTCTGCCAAACAGGATTGCCTGGACTACTTCAGCTTGAAATACATG GAAAAATATCTGAGAAACACCACCAACATCTCGCTTGTACAACCTGAGAATCCTAAG GATACCATTGAATGTTCTCTGGAGAGGGCCTGTATACAAAGAGAGGACCTACACCATGTTCTCTCTCACTGCTTTCATAGAGAA AGTTTGAATGCAACCAAAAAGTGTGAAGGGAACACTTCTGGTTCTCTCCATTTGTATCCCTTCATGTGCTTGGTGGCAGAAGTTTCCGGTCACACTCCTGAAG TCTGTGCATACA ATACTGCATGTGAGCTTTATTCAGAAATAACATCCAGTG tttacacaacaacaacaagagcaaCCACATTGTCACCAACATCACTGTCAGAAAGATCAACAACATCACTGCCAGAAAGATCAACAACATCACTGCCAGAAAGATCAACAACATCACTGCCAGAAAGATCAACAACATCACTGCCAGAAAGATCAACAACATTACTGTCAGAAAGATCAACAACATCGCTGTCAAAAAGATCAACAGCATCACTGTCAAAAAGATCAACAGCATCACTgtcaccaccaacaacaacaacaacagcaaccacATTGTCACCAAGAACAACACTGCCAGAAAGATCAACAACAACAGTCATACCAGGCACAGATAGTGAAAGCGATG gTCATACATTGGATAAAATGCAAGAACACG ACAATAATGATGCAGCCAGCAAAG AGCTCACGACCCTCAAGAGATTATTAATGTTATCTGGGTTCCTCAATATTGCCGTGCCACTGACTGTTTACATGTATATGCGCAACAAGAGGAGGTGGGACTGTGGCCATTCG TCACAGACACCATCCACAAGAGTGGGGGGAGTAGAGAGTTCACGTTTAATGCAG CATCCTGAGTGTGACTCCATCACCACTAATTCAGATGGTAAGAGTGACTGCTGCgctactgaaaatgaaatgccgCATTAA
- the LOC124072744 gene encoding uncharacterized protein LOC124072744 isoform X7 → MNAALQPTPQQESLDNLIGSMMGPTWRYASFLFVFVFLITVKSAKQDCLDYFSLKYMEKYLRNTTNISLVQPENPKDTIECSLERACIQREDLHHVLSHCFHRESLNATKKCEGNTSGSLHLYPFMCLVAEVSGHTPEVCAYNTACELYSEITSSVYTTTTRATTLSPTSLSERSTTSLPERSTTSLPERSTTSLPERSTTSLPERSTTLLSERSTTSLSKRSTASLSKRSTASLSPPTTTTTATTLSPRTTLPERSTTTVIPGTDSESDGHTLDKMQEHDNNDAASKGKLLFLI, encoded by the exons ATGAACGCGGCTCTGCAGCCAACACCACAACAGG AGAGTCTGGATAATCTCATTGGCAGCATGATGGGGCCCACTTGGAGATACGCaagctttctgtttgttttt GTATTCCTGATCACAGTCAAGTCTGCCAAACAGGATTGCCTGGACTACTTCAGCTTGAAATACATG GAAAAATATCTGAGAAACACCACCAACATCTCGCTTGTACAACCTGAGAATCCTAAG GATACCATTGAATGTTCTCTGGAGAGGGCCTGTATACAAAGAGAGGACCTACACCATGTTCTCTCTCACTGCTTTCATAGAGAA AGTTTGAATGCAACCAAAAAGTGTGAAGGGAACACTTCTGGTTCTCTCCATTTGTATCCCTTCATGTGCTTGGTGGCAGAAGTTTCCGGTCACACTCCTGAAG TCTGTGCATACA ATACTGCATGTGAGCTTTATTCAGAAATAACATCCAGTG tttacacaacaacaacaagagcaaCCACATTGTCACCAACATCACTGTCAGAAAGATCAACAACATCACTGCCAGAAAGATCAACAACATCACTGCCAGAAAGATCAACAACATCACTGCCAGAAAGATCAACAACATCACTGCCAGAAAGATCAACAACATTACTGTCAGAAAGATCAACAACATCGCTGTCAAAAAGATCAACAGCATCACTGTCAAAAAGATCAACAGCATCACTgtcaccaccaacaacaacaacaacagcaaccacATTGTCACCAAGAACAACACTGCCAGAAAGATCAACAACAACAGTCATACCAGGCACAGATAGTGAAAGCGATG gTCATACATTGGATAAAATGCAAGAACACG ACAATAATGATGCAGCCAGCAAAGGTAAGCTTTTATTCC TGATATGA
- the LOC124072744 gene encoding uncharacterized protein LOC124072744 isoform X4, protein MMGPTWRYASFLFVFVFLITVKSAKQDCLDYFSLKYMEKYLRNTTNISLVQPENPKDTIECSLERACIQREDLHHVLSHCFHRESLNATKKCEGNTSGSLHLYPFMCLVAEVSGHTPEVCAYNTACELYSEITSSVYTTTTRATTLSPTSLSERSTTSLPERSTTSLPERSTTSLPERSTTSLPERSTTLLSERSTTSLSKRSTASLSKRSTASLSPPTTTTTATTLSPRTTLPERSTTTVIPGTDSESDGHTLDKMQEHDNNDAASKELTTLKRLLMLSGFLNIAVPLTVYMYMRNKRRWDCGHSSEHCLSIGTFTQAQCTEMKSQTPSTRVGGVESSRLMQHPECDSITTNSDGKSDCCATENEMPH, encoded by the exons ATGATGGGGCCCACTTGGAGATACGCaagctttctgtttgttttt GTATTCCTGATCACAGTCAAGTCTGCCAAACAGGATTGCCTGGACTACTTCAGCTTGAAATACATG GAAAAATATCTGAGAAACACCACCAACATCTCGCTTGTACAACCTGAGAATCCTAAG GATACCATTGAATGTTCTCTGGAGAGGGCCTGTATACAAAGAGAGGACCTACACCATGTTCTCTCTCACTGCTTTCATAGAGAA AGTTTGAATGCAACCAAAAAGTGTGAAGGGAACACTTCTGGTTCTCTCCATTTGTATCCCTTCATGTGCTTGGTGGCAGAAGTTTCCGGTCACACTCCTGAAG TCTGTGCATACA ATACTGCATGTGAGCTTTATTCAGAAATAACATCCAGTG tttacacaacaacaacaagagcaaCCACATTGTCACCAACATCACTGTCAGAAAGATCAACAACATCACTGCCAGAAAGATCAACAACATCACTGCCAGAAAGATCAACAACATCACTGCCAGAAAGATCAACAACATCACTGCCAGAAAGATCAACAACATTACTGTCAGAAAGATCAACAACATCGCTGTCAAAAAGATCAACAGCATCACTGTCAAAAAGATCAACAGCATCACTgtcaccaccaacaacaacaacaacagcaaccacATTGTCACCAAGAACAACACTGCCAGAAAGATCAACAACAACAGTCATACCAGGCACAGATAGTGAAAGCGATG gTCATACATTGGATAAAATGCAAGAACACG ACAATAATGATGCAGCCAGCAAAG AGCTCACGACCCTCAAGAGATTATTAATGTTATCTGGGTTCCTCAATATTGCCGTGCCACTGACTGTTTACATGTATATGCGCAACAAGAGGAGGTGGGACTGTGGCCATTCG agtgAACATTGTTTGTCAATTGGAACTTTTACACAAGCTCAGTGTACTGAGATGAAG TCACAGACACCATCCACAAGAGTGGGGGGAGTAGAGAGTTCACGTTTAATGCAG CATCCTGAGTGTGACTCCATCACCACTAATTCAGATGGTAAGAGTGACTGCTGCgctactgaaaatgaaatgccgCATTAA